The Microbacterium horticulturae region GCCTGTTCGGCCAATTCGGTCAGCACACGTCGCGCCTCTCCCAGAACAAGGTGAGCATCGGTGGGCCTCACCGGGGCATCCGCTCTGCGGTCGAGGCGGTACGTCTCAGCTTCCGGAAAAAGACGACCGCTTCGTGTCGTGGACGCACCGATCGTGGAGCCGATTCCGACAACAACGTCGGCCGAGACGAAGACACGCTCCGCTTCGGGGTCTGCAAGTCCTCCTGCAATCCCCAGGTTCTGCGGATGGCCGTCGAACAGTCCCTTCGCCGGCAGCGTCGTCGCGAGTACGGCTCCGAACTGCTCGGCAACACGCACAACGAGGTCGCGCGTGCCCGACTCGACCACCCCCCGACCGGCGAGAAGCACGGGCCGGACAGAACTGGCAAGAACCTCCAGCAGCCCTGCCGCTGCAGCTTCGCTGTCGGCATCCGTAGCCAGTCGTTCCTCAAGATTCGAGCGAAGGCCCTCGGACGCACCAGGCTGCGCGTGAAGCAGATCCGCGGGGATGCCGACCACAATCGGCTTCCGCCATCTGGCCGCGTCGCGAAGGGCCGTGGCAACGACGAACCCGCCGTCGTCGTCCGGGCCGACGAGCCGGTACTCTGCTTCGCACGCCGTCACGAACGCCTGCTGATCGAATTCTTGCGCTCCCGTATAGCCAGACGGGGTCTCTCCCGCAAGCAGGACGACGGGGGACCGATTGCGAGCAGCGACAATCAGGGATGTCGCGGTGTGGGTAAGCCCCGGCCCGTGGGTGACGGTGGCAACGCCGGTGCGTCCTGACGACCAGGAATACCCTTCGGCCATCGCGACGGCATTGCTCTCGTGACGCACTTCGACAACCTGGATGCCGCGGGCCGCAATGGGCTCGATGAGGCGCATGTTGCCGTCACCCATCAGCCCGAATACATGAGTTGTCCCGTGTGCGACAAGTACGCCCGCGATGGCGTCAGCAGTTGTGGTCATTCGTCCGCTCCTGGAGTTCAGAACTGGTATCGGCGCAGGCCGCCATCGAATGGGACGACGGTGCCGGTGAGGTAGTCGGCCTGGCTCGAGCACAGGTAGACGGCGAGTGACGCCAGCTCATCCGGGCGACCATAACGGCCAACCGGGATCTCCTTGCTGTGCTCTGCCCTCTGCTCCTCGGAGTAGTTGCGGGTCATCTGTTCGGTAAGGATTCGCCCAGGTGCTATGCAGTTGACGGTGATGCCACGCGGGCCGAGATCTCGCGAGAGGCCCTTTGCCCAGGCATGGGTCGCCGCTTTGGCAGCGAACGCAGGGCTTACTCGCGGGGGCTCAGACTTGCCGGTGATGTTCACGATGCGACCCCACCCGCGCTCCGACATACCTCCGACCATCTGCTCCGCGAGGCGACGTTGTTGCGTGAAGTTCAGAAGCAGAGCGGCGCTCCATGCATCCTCGCTGCCGTGGTCGTCTTCGCGTCTATGACCTCCCGCCGCATTGATGAGGATGTCGATTTCACCGAGTGCGTCGAATGCACGAGCCGAGATCATCTCTGGTGCGTCTTGTGCGGTCAGGTCCTGCGCGATCACGGCGATCTTCACACCATGGGCCGCACGAAGCTCCGCAGCGTACTCCTCAAGTAGATCCGCGCGCCGCGCGACGAGTGCTACCGCCACGCCTTCCGCTGCGAGGCCACCGGCGATGGCTCTCCCAATGCCGGCAGTGGCCCCCGTCACGACAGCGCGACGTCCGTTCAGTCCATAGTCCATTCGTCTCTCACTTCTTGCTGGTAACGGGCTGCCACGCCAGGGGTGCGAGCAGCTGATCGAGTCGAAGACGAAGCGCGGTCCTGTCACCGGGACGCAGATTTGTCGCGCGAAGATCCAGATCGGCCTTTACGCGGACGCCTGCACTTTCGCCCGCGAGTTCTGTGCGATTCCCGAGGAACTCGACGACTGCCACATCGACGTCGAAGCGAGCTTCGTGTGACTCTCCTGCCGAAGCGAGCGTTATCGACTCGGGTCGAATGAGAACCTCGATGCCCGTTCCCACTGCCGGCACATCATCAGCGCCCGATGCGATAGCAACCACGGGGGCCCCTTCAAGCTGGAGACGCGCCGCCGGGGTCGCGCCGGCGGAGATCACAACAGCAGGAACGACATTCACGGGGCCCAGCGCCTCGGCGACGAATCGGTTTGCAGGAGCATCGTAGAGCTCGCCTGGGCTGCCTTCCTGCTGGATCGTTCCCGCCCGCATCACGATCACACGGTCGGAGAGGGCCAGTGCTTCGGTCCGATCGTGCGTGACGTACAGAGCGGTAAGTCCGAGCTCCCGTTGCAGGCTGTGGATCTCAGCGCGCATACGCGCCCTGAGCTCGGAGTCGAGGTTGCTGAGAGGTTCGTCGAGCAGGAGCAGCCGGGGCCGGGTAGCCAGCCCGCGTGCGAGGACGACACGCTGCTGCTGTCCGCCGCTCAATTCCGATACTCCGCGGGGTCCGTAGCCCCCAAGCCCCACGAGGTCGAGCATTTCTTCAACGCGCCCCCGGATCTCACTTTTCGGGACCCTCTGGGCACGCAGTCCGTACGCAACGTTCTGGAAGACAGTCATGTGCGGCCAGAGGGCGTACGACTGAAACACCATGTTCAATCCACGCTTCTCCGGCCGAACATGGGTGCGCTGATCGGCCACGAGCCGTCCGTCGATGTGAATCGCGCCCTTGCTGATTCGGTGAAGACCTGCCACGCAACGCAGAGTTGTGGTTTTGCCACAGCCGCTGGGACCAAGGAGAGTCACGAATTCGCCCGCGTGGATGGTGAAGCCGACGCCGTCCACGGCCGTCTTACCGTTGTAGTCCGCGACGATGTTGTCGACGCCGAGGACGACGGGCTGGTCGGATGAGGACTGGAGATTCATCTGTGGATCCAGGTTCTGGTGGAGGTTCGTGGACACGGTGCTCAGAGCGGTCATGCGAGCTTCCTTCGGATCGGGGGCATGATGATCAGCCGCAGCAGCCCCATGCCAATGAGCATCACGACGACCTGCAGAAGCCCGATCGCGGCAGCTCCGGTGATCGAACTCTCGGAGAAGTTCCATGCCACTACCGAGAGGGTCTCCGTGTCGGGAGCGTAGAGCAGGACGGGAATATTCAGTTCGCGCAGAGTCAGCACGAACAGCAGGCTGAAGGCCGCATACAGCGATGGCCTGATGAGCGGGACGAGGACGAGCAGCACGGTCCTGAGCCGCGATGCACCGGTGACTTGAGACGCTTCTTCGAGGGAGGCATCAATCTGACCGAATCCGTTGGAGACCACGCGCACCGCATGTGTGAGCGAGATCGCGACGAGCCCTATCACGATGATGCCGAGGGTGAGGTACAACGGCGTTCGAATGTACAGGAGCAGGACTCCCAGCGCGATGACGAGGCCAGGAAGAGCCATCGGCGCGGTGGCGACATACGTCATCGCACGTGAGGTGGGGAGTCGGGCACGGTCGGAGAGATAGACGATGAGGATGCCCAGCGCGATGCAGACGATCGGCACGACAAGCGCCAGTATGAGCGAGTTTCCCAGGGCCGAGAGTGTCTCAGACGAGGTGAGGGTCTGCCATAGGTTTTCGGCGGAGAACTTCATGTCGGCCAACGACGGCGCGAGGAACTTCGCGAGAGACATCACCACGAGCGTCGCAAGCGGGAGGAGGAACGCGAACACGCCGTAAATCAGGGTGAGGATCCACACGATCGCCGAGGTGGCGCGGCTCAAGCGGATGCGGTCACTGCGTCGGCCTTTTCCGCTGACAGCGGTGTACCGTGAGCTGGCACGAATGCTGCGCTGGTACAGATACAGACCGGCAAGGCACACGATCAAGAGTTCGGTGCTGATCGCGCCGGCGAGCGGGATGTTCTGTACGGCGCCATTCAGCGCGTTGTAGATGGTCGACGACAGCGGTGTGAAGGCACCGGTCTGGCCGAGCAGACTAGGTACCGTGAACTCGCCCATCGCGAGGATCGCGACGAACAGTCCGGCCGACAGAATCGCCGGGCGCAGCATGGGGAACGAGACCCGCAGACTCGTCGCGAAGTAGCCGCGGCCGTTGACCAGCGACGCCTCCTCAAGGGTGGTGTCGAGCCCTGCCATCGACGACGAGATGAACATGTATGCGTACGGCACGTAATGCGTAACCAGGATGAATACCATCCCACCGACAGACATGATGTCCGGTTGCAGAAAGCCCGGGATCCCGACTGACTGCTCCCACTTATCGATGAGTCCCGTGCCGCGGGTACCGAGCCAGATCCAGGCGACCGCCGCGATGAACGGCGAGAGGTACAGCGACGCGACGATAAGTGTCTCTCGGATGCGCGCGCCACGCATCGCAAGTCTCGTCGTGCTCCAAGACAGCAGCGTCGCGATGACGGTGGTGATCGCCGCGATGGCCACGGCGAACACCACCGTCTGCAGCAGCTTGACAAGCATCGAGGGCGTTGCGAAGACCTCTTTGATCGCTTGCAGACTGAATCCCGCCGCGGGGTTCGTGGGATCCGCCAACACAGAGGAGAGCACCACGAAACCCGCCGGCGCCAGGACGAGGATCCCGAGGATGACCCAGGTCACGGGCAGGAGGAACAAGCCCGAGACCCTTCGCTTCGCTCCGGTCCCTCCGCTTGTCCGAAGCGCAGTGGTGTCGAGGTGGGCGTCTTCCACTGTGAAGGCGGATGCCATGTCGGTCTGTTCCTTTCCCGTCGAGCTACCGCGTTACCGCGAGACCCCGAAGGTGTCATCCCACTTGGCCATGAACTTCTTGAACTGGTCACCCTGCAGGCGCGGGTCAGTGCGCCAGTCGATGTACTCGGTCTCGGGCGGCGTGTACCAGCTCGTCGCATCGCGGTAGGTGTTGTTGTCCTTCCACCCCTCGATGGAAGAGGATCCACCGGTGGCCTTTGTCATCGACGTCTGTCCGGCGAGCGATGTCGACCACTCCGCCCACAAGCGAGCGGCAGCAGGATGCGGGGCGTCCGCCGGCACCGATTGGATGAACTGCGTGACATTCATGGTGTCGGACAGGCCCTGATACTGCACCGGCGCACCCTCTTCAGTAAGAGGCCCGAAGATCGCCTCGTCCCCGAAGTCAGTGGCGTAGTAGGTGCCCGCGGCGATCTGTTGTGAGATGGATGCGATGCTCGTCGCGATCGCCGGCTTCTGAGCCGCAAGCTTTTCGAGGTATGCCCAGCCATACTCATCGCCGAGGTTGTAGATGAGATTTGCGTAGTACGCCATTCCGGAACCGCCGTTGGCGGGATCAATCAAGACGATCTTTCCCTTGAGCGCGGGATCGAGAAGCGCATCCCACGGGTTCTCCGCCAGTTCCTTCTGCACGTTCTCCGGCACGACCTTCGTGTTCCATGCGATCGCGCCGTTGGACTGATAAAGGGGGTACAGATAGCCCGGCTCGACCCGCTCTGCGGGATATTGATCGGCAGACTTCGGAGTGTAGTTCGCGAGCCAACCGTTCTTGATCCAGCTTTCCTGCTGACCCCAGTTGCTCGTCTCGAGGACATCAGCAGTCGTCTTGCCCGCCTTCTCCTGCGTCTCAAAGGCAGTTCCGAGATCTGCGCTGGAGAGGCGCTGGATCTTCACCTGGACCTTGTACTTCTGGGTGAAGTCGGCCACCCACGGAGCCATCTGCTCCTTCTGGACCGCTGTGTAGATGGTGAGGGTGCGCTCGGCCTGAGCCGCCTTCACCAACGCGTCCATGTCATCCGTCGCTGTTGCAGACACGTTGGCCGACGGCGTCGTGCCGCCGCTCCCGCTGCAACCGGTCAGCATCACGGTTGTCGCGGCAACGACGGCGAAAGCACCGAGTACCGAGTTCCGATATCGAGTGTTCATGCTGTCTCCTCATTGAGATTCGGGGATTGGACGCCCGAGTGCGGTCGGCCTTGGCAGACGGGGGCGTCGCCGTGACTTCACTCAACCCGGCGGCTCCGGAAGGTGTCAAACAAGATCTCTTGCACCGGTGAAAAGCGGAGCTAATCATCTGCAGCGACGCGATTAGCGCTCGTTTTCACCCCATCACAATCGCCGTCTTGACGAGTGTGTATGACGGTTCGTTGACTGAATTCGTCGGGTCGGATCGCGACCGCGACGCTCGGCGCCCGTGGCGCTGCCCAGCTACACAGTTAGGTTGATCAATGACAGATAACCGCACGTGGTCGTTCGCCATCGCTGGCGAATGCATGGTCACTCGTCCGTTCGCGATGCACGACGAGCCTGAATTCGTCGAGGTTCTCGAGAAGCTCCGGCACTCCGATTTCACCTACGCGCACATCGAGACGAACTTCGGCCACTTCAGCGAAGTCGACGCTCCCGCGCGCAGTGATCAGATCGGAAGCTACTTCATGACCGATCCGCAGGTCGCACATGATCTGCATTGGGCGGGCGTCGACATCGCCTCGCTCGCGAACAACCACAGCTTCGACTACGGCGTCAAGGGCATCGCTTCCTCGATCCGCCACTGCGATGAGGCGGGCATCAAACACGCCGGCACCGGAAGCGATCTGGAAGAGGCGCGGGAACCGGCCTACCTGGAAACGAAGAACGGGCGAGTGGCCCTCGTGTCGACCTCGACGGGAAACAAGTCCCATGAATGGGCTACCCATCCGAAGGCCAGTCTCCCCGGCCGACCCGGTGTGAACGCCCTGCGGGCTCGGACGCGCTACGTCATTGGCCAAGAGGCCGCACGTCAGCTGAAGGAAATCGGTTCGCAACTGGGGATCCTCCGCGAGCACCACATGAACGTCGAAGGCAGTAGCGGTTTGCTCCGCAACGCTGAGGACGGCGAATTCAGTCTCGCCATGCCGAACGACCAGTCGACCACGGGCTCCAACCTGTTCACGCCGTCAGATCATTTCGAGGTGCAGACGACCGCCGATCCGCGGGACAAGGAGGGGAATCTGCGGTCGATCGCCGAGGCCGCGACGATGGCAGACCTGGTTCTCGTCGCCCACCACTTCAGTGTTTCAGAGGGCGGCCGAGGTGATACGGCACCGGGGT contains the following coding sequences:
- a CDS encoding thiamine pyrophosphate-binding protein, encoding MTTTADAIAGVLVAHGTTHVFGLMGDGNMRLIEPIAARGIQVVEVRHESNAVAMAEGYSWSSGRTGVATVTHGPGLTHTATSLIVAARNRSPVVLLAGETPSGYTGAQEFDQQAFVTACEAEYRLVGPDDDGGFVVATALRDAARWRKPIVVGIPADLLHAQPGASEGLRSNLEERLATDADSEAAAAGLLEVLASSVRPVLLAGRGVVESGTRDLVVRVAEQFGAVLATTLPAKGLFDGHPQNLGIAGGLADPEAERVFVSADVVVGIGSTIGASTTRSGRLFPEAETYRLDRRADAPVRPTDAHLVLGEARRVLTELAEQADAIGDRRRPWFRPISPWPSNWASDFEQYAPNIPEGTVDPRKAVIELDAILPDDALIVIANGHSSGFASALLRGSGPRTTLLAQGFGSIGQGMTTAIGVASGAPDRRVVVFEGDAGFMMHAQELDTAVRAGVRLTAVVFNDEALGTEYHRLAADDGQAELAVIRAPGIAEFAIAAGAYAARAASLADVAPALKAALAEKFAVVELTTARSVESRHLRWRRLPAPEPVHTQLSKGGRS
- a CDS encoding SDR family NAD(P)-dependent oxidoreductase; amino-acid sequence: MTGATAGIGRAIAGGLAAEGVAVALVARRADLLEEYAAELRAAHGVKIAVIAQDLTAQDAPEMISARAFDALGEIDILINAAGGHRREDDHGSEDAWSAALLLNFTQQRRLAEQMVGGMSERGWGRIVNITGKSEPPRVSPAFAAKAATHAWAKGLSRDLGPRGITVNCIAPGRILTEQMTRNYSEEQRAEHSKEIPVGRYGRPDELASLAVYLCSSQADYLTGTVVPFDGGLRRYQF
- a CDS encoding ABC transporter ATP-binding protein, which gives rise to MTALSTVSTNLHQNLDPQMNLQSSSDQPVVLGVDNIVADYNGKTAVDGVGFTIHAGEFVTLLGPSGCGKTTTLRCVAGLHRISKGAIHIDGRLVADQRTHVRPEKRGLNMVFQSYALWPHMTVFQNVAYGLRAQRVPKSEIRGRVEEMLDLVGLGGYGPRGVSELSGGQQQRVVLARGLATRPRLLLLDEPLSNLDSELRARMRAEIHSLQRELGLTALYVTHDRTEALALSDRVIVMRAGTIQQEGSPGELYDAPANRFVAEALGPVNVVPAVVISAGATPAARLQLEGAPVVAIASGADDVPAVGTGIEVLIRPESITLASAGESHEARFDVDVAVVEFLGNRTELAGESAGVRVKADLDLRATNLRPGDRTALRLRLDQLLAPLAWQPVTSKK
- a CDS encoding ABC transporter permease, which encodes MASAFTVEDAHLDTTALRTSGGTGAKRRVSGLFLLPVTWVILGILVLAPAGFVVLSSVLADPTNPAAGFSLQAIKEVFATPSMLVKLLQTVVFAVAIAAITTVIATLLSWSTTRLAMRGARIRETLIVASLYLSPFIAAVAWIWLGTRGTGLIDKWEQSVGIPGFLQPDIMSVGGMVFILVTHYVPYAYMFISSSMAGLDTTLEEASLVNGRGYFATSLRVSFPMLRPAILSAGLFVAILAMGEFTVPSLLGQTGAFTPLSSTIYNALNGAVQNIPLAGAISTELLIVCLAGLYLYQRSIRASSRYTAVSGKGRRSDRIRLSRATSAIVWILTLIYGVFAFLLPLATLVVMSLAKFLAPSLADMKFSAENLWQTLTSSETLSALGNSLILALVVPIVCIALGILIVYLSDRARLPTSRAMTYVATAPMALPGLVIALGVLLLYIRTPLYLTLGIIVIGLVAISLTHAVRVVSNGFGQIDASLEEASQVTGASRLRTVLLVLVPLIRPSLYAAFSLLFVLTLRELNIPVLLYAPDTETLSVVAWNFSESSITGAAAIGLLQVVVMLIGMGLLRLIIMPPIRRKLA
- a CDS encoding ABC transporter substrate-binding protein; translated protein: MLTGCSGSGGTTPSANVSATATDDMDALVKAAQAERTLTIYTAVQKEQMAPWVADFTQKYKVQVKIQRLSSADLGTAFETQEKAGKTTADVLETSNWGQQESWIKNGWLANYTPKSADQYPAERVEPGYLYPLYQSNGAIAWNTKVVPENVQKELAENPWDALLDPALKGKIVLIDPANGGSGMAYYANLIYNLGDEYGWAYLEKLAAQKPAIATSIASISQQIAAGTYYATDFGDEAIFGPLTEEGAPVQYQGLSDTMNVTQFIQSVPADAPHPAAARLWAEWSTSLAGQTSMTKATGGSSSIEGWKDNNTYRDATSWYTPPETEYIDWRTDPRLQGDQFKKFMAKWDDTFGVSR
- a CDS encoding CapA family protein, with the translated sequence MHDEPEFVEVLEKLRHSDFTYAHIETNFGHFSEVDAPARSDQIGSYFMTDPQVAHDLHWAGVDIASLANNHSFDYGVKGIASSIRHCDEAGIKHAGTGSDLEEAREPAYLETKNGRVALVSTSTGNKSHEWATHPKASLPGRPGVNALRARTRYVIGQEAARQLKEIGSQLGILREHHMNVEGSSGLLRNAEDGEFSLAMPNDQSTTGSNLFTPSDHFEVQTTADPRDKEGNLRSIAEAATMADLVLVAHHFSVSEGGRGDTAPGFVREFAHAAIDAGADVFIGHGWHKTLGIEIYNGKPIVYGLGNFFAQSEFVRRVPFDAYESWGHDVDRLTTLTPAAHPLHPGLTAGNLTWWSSAVLNFVFSGGKLAEIEMTPVELGREVSREAPLHRPVGSGDAPLTDGRPYIATGENAQAILERYQRLSADLGTELVIDGEVGRIRL